One Novosphingobium sp. G106 DNA segment encodes these proteins:
- a CDS encoding Tim44/TimA family putative adaptor protein: MTVEIVILAMIAAFLGLRLYSVLGRRAEHEEETMPGRIDGKAGTNAAPTAPAPRQPVERQQQAPSPALQPRNIPAVTATVERGLRAIAAADRQFDAYAFIEGARSAYRMILEAFWRGDKDELRQLCDRDVYEGFAAAIDARVAAGETLDNRLVRIEEATISAASFEAPFARITVRFRSDIAAVTRNAEGAVVAGSLNDAIEAIDIWNFSRNVASSDPDWLLDETDEG, from the coding sequence GTGACCGTCGAAATCGTCATTCTGGCCATGATCGCAGCCTTTCTCGGATTGCGGCTCTATTCGGTGCTCGGCCGCCGCGCCGAGCACGAGGAAGAGACGATGCCGGGCCGGATCGACGGCAAGGCCGGAACGAATGCGGCTCCCACCGCGCCGGCGCCACGCCAGCCCGTCGAGCGCCAGCAGCAGGCTCCGAGCCCGGCGCTTCAGCCGCGCAACATCCCCGCGGTGACCGCTACGGTCGAACGCGGCCTTCGCGCCATCGCCGCCGCCGACCGTCAGTTCGACGCCTATGCCTTCATCGAAGGCGCGCGCAGCGCCTACCGCATGATCCTCGAAGCCTTCTGGCGCGGCGACAAGGACGAGCTCCGCCAGCTCTGCGATCGGGATGTCTACGAAGGCTTTGCCGCCGCGATCGACGCGCGCGTCGCTGCAGGCGAAACGCTCGACAACCGCCTGGTACGAATCGAGGAAGCGACGATCAGCGCCGCCAGCTTCGAAGCGCCGTTTGCGCGCATCACGGTGCGCTTCCGTTCGGACATCGCCGCAGTGACGCGCAACGCCGAAGGTGCCGTGGTCGCCGGCTCGCTCAACGACGCGATCGAGGCGATCGACATCTGGAACTTCAGCCGCAACGTCGCCTCCTCCGATCCGGATTGGCTGCTCGACGAGACCGACGAAGGGTAG
- a CDS encoding DUF4136 domain-containing protein, with protein sequence MFANSQSPFGRIKVAAAALLMLAVAACASPFNANVKRFQSQLPAPSGQTFAVVADDPNLAGGLEFSQYARLVEAKLAAQGYTPVADPASATLVVRFDYGVDKGRERVRSTGFHDPFFSPWYGYGGRFGYRGGFYRPSLWNYGFYDPWFDNGVESYTIYTSGIELKIDRRADGTRLFEGNAEAVSTSNRLQYLVPNLVEAMFTNFPGNSGETVRISVAPEKKRG encoded by the coding sequence ATGTTCGCCAACTCTCAATCGCCCTTCGGCAGAATAAAGGTCGCCGCCGCAGCACTGCTCATGCTTGCGGTCGCGGCCTGCGCCTCGCCGTTCAATGCCAATGTGAAGCGCTTCCAGTCGCAGCTGCCGGCACCCTCGGGACAGACCTTCGCGGTTGTCGCTGACGATCCGAATCTGGCCGGCGGCCTCGAATTCTCGCAGTACGCCCGTCTGGTCGAAGCCAAGCTGGCCGCGCAGGGCTATACGCCCGTAGCCGACCCGGCCAGTGCCACGCTGGTCGTGCGCTTCGACTACGGGGTCGACAAGGGCCGCGAGCGCGTCCGCTCCACCGGCTTCCACGATCCGTTCTTCAGCCCGTGGTACGGCTATGGTGGCCGCTTCGGCTATCGCGGCGGTTTCTATCGTCCGAGCCTGTGGAACTATGGGTTCTATGATCCCTGGTTCGACAATGGCGTCGAAAGCTACACGATCTACACCAGCGGCATCGAACTGAAGATTGACCGCCGCGCCGATGGCACTCGCCTGTTCGAAGGTAATGCGGAGGCGGTCTCGACCTCGAACCGCCTGCAATATCTCGTGCCCAATCTGGTGGAGGCGATGTTCACGAACTTCCCGGGCAATTCGGGCGAGACCGTGCGCATCAGCGTCGCGCCTGAGAAGAAGCGCGGATAG
- the secB gene encoding protein-export chaperone SecB, producing the protein MADDGNIISNLDLGGNGEDTAPAAGMISQYVKDLSVENPNAPDAFSWQDAPQVDIQFNIAARPINDEVQEVEMKIVVTAKCEAGTAYIVDLSYCALIGMRNIDQAQAHAFTYAEAPRIIFPFARRVLADAVRDAGFPPLMLEPIDFNGLYVQQLAGQQGEGAPVGNA; encoded by the coding sequence ATGGCCGACGACGGCAACATCATTTCCAACCTCGATCTCGGCGGCAATGGCGAGGACACGGCCCCCGCCGCCGGCATGATCTCGCAGTACGTCAAGGACCTCTCGGTCGAGAATCCCAACGCGCCCGACGCTTTCAGCTGGCAGGACGCGCCGCAGGTGGACATCCAGTTCAACATCGCGGCACGCCCGATCAACGATGAAGTCCAGGAAGTCGAGATGAAGATCGTGGTGACCGCCAAGTGCGAGGCCGGCACAGCCTATATCGTCGACCTGTCCTATTGCGCGCTGATCGGCATGCGCAACATCGACCAGGCGCAGGCCCACGCCTTCACCTATGCCGAAGCGCCGCGGATCATCTTCCCCTTCGCCCGCCGCGTCCTGGCCGATGCCGTGCGCGACGCCGGCTTCCCGCCGCTGATGCTCGAGCCGATCGACTTCAACGGGCTCTATGTCCAGCAGCTCGCCGGGCAGCAGGGCGAAGGCGCGCCGGTCGGCAACGCCTGA
- the murJ gene encoding murein biosynthesis integral membrane protein MurJ, whose product MNLLKATGTIGGLTLVSRVLGLVRDSLFARYVGAGFASDAFLVAFRLPNMFRALFAEGAFASAFVPMFNRKVGDPDGNGLRDGLDFAEQALAVLLPVLLVLTVVLELAAWPLTLVLSGGFNDVSHEQFAFAVQLSRFTIPYLMLISLVSLFGGLLNSLHKFWVNAAAPILLNLTMIAALVLFHSDSALVTSRNQAIAVSVSGLLQLIWLAWACRQNGVSLKLRRPRLNPEVKRLIKLILPAAAGAGAVQINLVISTALAASLLSHGSVTYIYMADRLNQLPLGLIGIGLGTVLLPTISRQLGAKEDAAAMETQNRGMELALLLTLPATMALVLCGEPIAAALFGYGKFDAADTHYTAQALAAFSIGLPSYILVKVLTPGFYARQDTKTPVRFAMISVGVNLIGNLALILPLKHMGPPLATAIASTVNVWMLYHTLVKRGHFTPDARLKRRAWRLALAALAMGGVMWAAQGLFMPYVHGTWTIRIAAMAALVSAGVVVYGLATVLLGAFSKDDLQLLLRRRRTPT is encoded by the coding sequence ATGAATCTCCTCAAGGCTACCGGCACGATCGGCGGACTCACACTCGTCAGCCGCGTGCTCGGGCTGGTGCGCGACAGCCTGTTCGCGCGCTATGTCGGCGCCGGTTTCGCGTCGGACGCCTTCCTGGTGGCCTTCCGGCTGCCCAACATGTTCCGCGCGCTGTTTGCCGAGGGCGCTTTCGCTTCGGCCTTCGTGCCGATGTTCAACCGCAAGGTCGGCGATCCTGACGGCAACGGCCTGCGCGACGGGCTGGACTTCGCCGAGCAGGCCCTGGCGGTGCTGCTGCCGGTGCTGCTGGTGCTCACCGTGGTGCTAGAACTGGCCGCCTGGCCGCTGACCCTGGTGCTGTCGGGCGGGTTCAACGACGTCAGCCACGAGCAATTCGCCTTCGCCGTGCAGCTGTCGCGGTTCACCATTCCCTATCTTATGCTGATCAGCCTGGTCTCGCTGTTCGGCGGCCTGCTCAATTCGCTGCACAAATTCTGGGTCAACGCCGCCGCGCCGATCCTGCTCAACCTGACGATGATCGCAGCGCTGGTGTTGTTCCATTCTGACAGCGCGCTGGTCACCTCGCGCAATCAGGCGATCGCGGTCTCGGTCTCGGGTCTGCTGCAGCTCATCTGGCTCGCCTGGGCCTGCCGGCAGAACGGGGTGAGCCTGAAACTGCGCCGCCCCCGGCTCAATCCCGAGGTGAAGCGGCTGATCAAGCTGATCCTTCCCGCCGCAGCCGGCGCGGGTGCGGTGCAGATCAACCTCGTCATCTCGACCGCGCTTGCCGCTTCGCTGTTGTCGCACGGATCGGTCACCTACATCTACATGGCCGACCGGCTGAACCAGCTGCCGCTCGGGCTGATCGGCATCGGCCTCGGCACCGTGTTGCTGCCGACAATCTCGCGCCAGCTCGGCGCGAAGGAAGATGCTGCGGCGATGGAGACGCAGAACCGCGGCATGGAACTGGCCCTGCTGCTGACCCTGCCCGCGACGATGGCGCTGGTGCTCTGCGGCGAGCCGATCGCCGCCGCTCTGTTCGGCTACGGCAAGTTCGATGCCGCCGACACGCACTACACCGCGCAGGCGCTGGCCGCCTTCTCGATCGGCCTGCCGAGCTACATCCTGGTCAAGGTGCTGACGCCCGGCTTCTACGCCCGGCAGGATACGAAGACCCCGGTGCGCTTCGCCATGATCTCCGTCGGCGTGAACCTCATCGGCAACCTCGCGCTGATCCTGCCGCTGAAGCACATGGGGCCACCGCTGGCGACGGCGATCGCCTCCACGGTCAACGTCTGGATGCTCTACCACACGCTGGTGAAGCGTGGGCATTTCACCCCCGATGCCCGCCTGAAGCGCCGCGCCTGGCGGCTGGCGCTGGCGGCGCTGGCGATGGGCGGCGTGATGTGGGCGGCGCAGGGGCTGTTCATGCCCTATGTCCACGGCACCTGGACCATCCGCATCGCCGCCATGGCGGCGCTGGTTTCGGCGGGCGTCGTCGTCTATGGGCTCGCCACCGTCCTGCTGGGGGCATTCTCGAAGGACGACCTGCAACTTCTCCTGCGGCGCAGGCGCACCCCCACATAA
- the trpS gene encoding tryptophan--tRNA ligase, whose product MRIVSGIQPTGNLHLGNYLGAIRNWVRMQDELVSPKGPNGGGDCLFFLADLHAISMPHDPATLSANTREMVAALVACGIDPDRSTLFNQTQVPAHAELQWLLCGTARMGWLNRMTQFKDKSGKNREGASIALFTYPVLQAADVLLYQATHVPVGEDQKQHLELARDIAQKFNNDFGGGKDIFTQPDPIIPPEAARIMSLRDGGAKMSKSDPSDMSRINLTDDADTIMQKVKKAKTDPEPLPDEAAGLEGRAEAANLVGIYAALAGTSVAAVLGDFAGKGFGVFKPALGELLVEKLAPINARFVELRQDRGALDAILRKGAEKARTLAAPTLAAAYDALGLVRG is encoded by the coding sequence ATGCGTATCGTTTCCGGCATCCAACCCACGGGCAATCTGCATCTCGGCAATTACCTGGGCGCGATCCGGAACTGGGTACGCATGCAGGACGAACTCGTCTCGCCAAAAGGACCGAATGGCGGCGGCGACTGCCTGTTCTTCCTCGCCGATCTCCACGCCATCTCGATGCCGCACGATCCTGCGACGCTCAGCGCCAACACGCGCGAGATGGTCGCGGCGCTGGTCGCCTGCGGGATCGATCCGGACCGGTCGACCTTGTTCAACCAGACCCAGGTTCCCGCCCATGCCGAGCTGCAATGGCTCCTCTGCGGCACTGCGCGGATGGGCTGGCTGAACCGCATGACGCAGTTCAAGGACAAGTCGGGCAAGAACCGCGAGGGCGCCTCGATCGCGCTGTTCACCTATCCCGTGCTTCAGGCCGCCGACGTGCTGCTCTACCAGGCGACGCACGTTCCGGTGGGGGAGGACCAGAAGCAGCACCTCGAACTCGCGCGGGACATCGCCCAGAAGTTCAACAACGACTTCGGCGGGGGCAAGGACATCTTCACCCAGCCCGATCCGATCATCCCGCCCGAAGCCGCGCGGATCATGTCGCTGCGCGACGGCGGCGCCAAGATGAGCAAGTCTGATCCCTCGGACATGAGCCGCATCAACCTGACCGACGATGCCGACACGATCATGCAGAAGGTGAAGAAGGCCAAGACCGATCCCGAGCCGCTGCCCGACGAGGCGGCGGGGCTCGAAGGCCGGGCCGAGGCGGCGAACCTCGTTGGAATCTACGCGGCGCTGGCCGGGACCAGCGTGGCCGCCGTTCTCGGCGACTTTGCGGGTAAGGGCTTCGGTGTGTTCAAGCCGGCGCTCGGGGAACTGCTGGTCGAGAAGCTTGCGCCGATCAACGCGCGCTTCGTCGAACTGCGGCAGGATCGCGGTGCGCTCGACGCCATCCTGCGCAAGGGTGCGGAGAAGGCTCGCACACTGGCAGCCCCGACGCTGGCGGCAGCCTACGACGCGTTGGGACTGGTCCGAGGCTGA
- a CDS encoding Smr/MutS family protein encodes MKRPGRKLTGEEAALWKRVVQTVQPLEGRALPLPVEEVAQSVVAQPPPPRKRVKPTSLAQPAPAPTSPKAAERRPLGQHGLDAGWDQKLARGLVAPDFTLDLHGATLDAAHGRLEHGLTLALAQGARLVLLITGRERPSEDRRSRGVIRRKFMDWLAIGPHASRIAAVRPAHPRHGGAGAVYIVLRRPR; translated from the coding sequence GTGAAGCGACCGGGCCGGAAGCTGACCGGCGAAGAGGCCGCACTCTGGAAACGAGTGGTGCAGACGGTACAGCCCCTGGAAGGACGCGCGCTGCCTCTGCCGGTAGAGGAAGTAGCCCAGAGCGTAGTTGCACAGCCTCCGCCGCCGCGAAAGCGTGTCAAGCCGACGTCCCTCGCCCAACCTGCCCCTGCTCCCACTTCACCAAAGGCAGCGGAACGCCGCCCGCTGGGCCAGCATGGCCTCGACGCCGGCTGGGACCAGAAGCTCGCACGCGGGCTGGTGGCGCCGGATTTCACGCTAGACCTCCACGGCGCCACGCTCGACGCTGCGCACGGCCGGCTGGAGCACGGGTTGACCCTGGCCTTGGCGCAGGGCGCACGGCTGGTGTTGCTGATCACCGGCCGCGAACGGCCGAGCGAGGATCGCCGGAGCCGCGGCGTCATCCGCCGAAAGTTCATGGACTGGCTGGCGATCGGCCCTCACGCCAGCCGCATCGCCGCTGTCCGCCCTGCGCATCCGCGGCACGGCGGGGCGGGCGCGGTCTATATCGTGCTTAGAAGGCCGCGATAG
- a CDS encoding murein transglycosylase A, which yields MGSRARKIAALALLVLLSACGPLIPPSHGPRPPVRRAPVTRPVIQPPIVLPYNAVSAGVTRGRDIATLSIPADDAAEALAAFRLSCARLTTRTDGTGLTRGADWKPACDAAPGWSLSDARSFFTRYFETARIGDGAAFATGYYEPEIAGVRTRQPGYDVPVYGMPPDLVRARPGDAAPTSDGKQPLGRYDETGRFVSYYTRGDIEDGALMGKGLEIAWAADPVEFYFLQVQGSGRLRGPDGSVMRIGYAGQNGWQSTLIGSIMRQRGLIGSAPGQYSGSLEGIQQFLRDRPEEGRNMLRANQSYVFFRETIGAGPVGALGVPVKARSTVAVDPAFVPLGAPAFLSVDNRVANGLWIAQDTGGAIKGANRFDTFWGAGVEARTTAGGMASRGQALLLLPKGTLTRLGAR from the coding sequence GTGGGCAGCAGGGCGCGCAAGATCGCGGCGCTCGCGCTGCTCGTCCTGCTCTCGGCCTGCGGCCCTCTCATTCCTCCCAGTCACGGTCCTCGACCGCCGGTCAGGCGGGCCCCGGTAACGCGTCCGGTGATCCAGCCGCCGATCGTTCTTCCCTACAACGCCGTTTCTGCGGGCGTGACGCGCGGCCGTGACATCGCGACGCTCAGCATCCCCGCCGACGATGCCGCGGAAGCCCTCGCAGCCTTTCGCCTGAGCTGCGCACGACTGACGACGCGGACCGACGGCACCGGCCTGACCCGCGGCGCCGACTGGAAACCCGCCTGCGACGCCGCGCCGGGCTGGTCCTTGTCCGACGCGCGCAGCTTCTTCACTCGCTATTTCGAGACCGCGCGGATCGGCGACGGCGCGGCTTTCGCCACCGGTTATTACGAGCCCGAGATCGCCGGTGTCCGCACGCGGCAACCGGGCTACGACGTCCCGGTCTATGGCATGCCGCCCGACCTCGTCCGCGCACGCCCCGGCGACGCGGCGCCGACGTCGGACGGGAAGCAGCCGCTCGGCCGCTACGACGAGACCGGCCGCTTCGTGTCCTATTACACCCGTGGCGACATCGAGGACGGGGCGCTGATGGGCAAAGGGCTGGAGATCGCCTGGGCAGCCGATCCGGTGGAGTTCTATTTCCTCCAGGTCCAGGGATCGGGCCGGCTCCGCGGCCCAGACGGCAGCGTCATGCGGATCGGCTATGCCGGGCAGAACGGCTGGCAATCTACCCTGATCGGCTCGATCATGCGCCAGCGCGGACTCATCGGCAGCGCCCCCGGACAATATTCCGGCTCGCTCGAAGGCATCCAGCAATTCCTCCGCGACCGCCCTGAAGAGGGCCGGAACATGCTGCGCGCGAACCAGTCCTATGTGTTCTTCCGCGAGACCATTGGTGCCGGTCCGGTCGGCGCGCTGGGCGTACCGGTGAAAGCCCGATCGACCGTGGCTGTGGACCCGGCCTTCGTGCCACTGGGCGCGCCGGCCTTTCTCTCGGTCGACAACCGCGTGGCCAACGGGCTGTGGATCGCGCAGGACACCGGCGGCGCGATCAAAGGCGCCAACCGCTTCGACACCTTCTGGGGCGCCGGCGTCGAAGCCCGCACCACGGCGGGCGGCATGGCCTCCCGCGGCCAGGCGCTGCTACTGCTGCCCAAGGGCACGCTGACACGCCTTGGCGCGCGCTGA